AAATGTGGGAAGAGAAACCAAGAAAATATAGTAGGCTGCCGTTACTTGTTTGATCGGGTGTATTTATATCTTTGTGAGTTTGATACTATAATCTTAAAAACACTAGAAATTGTTAGAACTAACCATTACATCATAACGTAGTGGGAGGCATTATTTGGTGactttttactttattttttagttttaacaGAAATCCAATCAAAGAAAGTATGTAAACCTCCTTCCACTGCAGTTTACTGCACAAATTTAACGTCACCGAATTCTTTGGCCAATTGATTTCAAATCGAGccaaaaactttgaaaacaTCATAATATAGTGGGGGGTTATTTAATGAGTTTGTaatgaaatcaaatcaaataaactATGCAAACCTCCTAGCCCTCTTGGGGAGGGAAAAGTGAAGTCCCTTATATGTGTGGGCACTTGACTACTTAGTAAGAGGTCTTTTAGGCAAGATAGCATAAGCTTGAGTCAAGGAACATAATTGTGAGACCCCATGAGATCAAAATTGGACAATATCTTGCTGGTGAAATAGGGTCTTGACAAAATGGTATTACAGTTGGACCCCAACCAGAAGTTTGCTCGCGAGGACGCTGGGTGAGTGGATTGTAAGACTTATGAGCCCTTAAGGATACAAGGCAAGAAGGGGCAAGAGTAGTAAGCAATCGTACATCACTCGGGGAAGGAAATGTGAAGTGCCATATATGTGTGGGCAAAACTTGAGTTCCTTGTAAAAGGCCTTTTGAGCAACATAGCATAAGCTTGAGCCCAGTGATGAATCCACCATGTTGTCAATGGGATTAATTGACCCCATGAAAGCCATGAAAATGGTTGTGGAGGTCCAGTTCCCCTATTTTCAAGAGCAGTAGATGCTGCTATCATTATCAAGATTTTGTAATCCATTATTATATTTCTGTTCATCCAATTGTTTAGTAATGGCTTCTATTACTACTCCATCAAGCTTGACATGTTGGTTGAATTATTCTTATGATAATAGCCattcttgtttgtttgatcCACTATCAGTAAAACGAAGCCTTATGTTTTCTCGTTACCGTAAGATGTAAAGCTTAATCTGGTGAAGCAAAATAATTTTAGCCTTAGATGGCAGCACAATTGTTAACAGAATCAAATATTTAGCAACTCTTGCTATCTTATTGGCAATCCATACCAACCAAATGGaaggtattttatttatggacgGACAATTACAGACGGCCCTTCTACCATCTACTGCTTCCATATTATCTATACCTTTAGTATTAGCATAAACAATTTACAGACAAAGGGTCTAATCAAAGGATTACTAAACTATGAATTATATAGCTTTTGCAAATCCTACCCTGAGATTACCGAAGTCAAACACTGTGTGGTATGCTCCCAAGAACAGAGCTCCAAGAACCCTGCAGAATGTGCTAATTTCATGACATTCTTGCACAAACCTTAAAATGAAGATCTTATGCGAGGTGAAGAATTACAACGAATCATGAAGTCGAACCTAAAGGAGGGTCATAGTGACTTACCATAGAGGACCTTGCGGGGGAGGCACATCCAAAGCAACAAATCCACTAAGGCAGACAATAGaacattttccttcaactttAAGTATATACTGAACATCAAGTCCAAAACATGTTAGAAATGGAGTGAATCTAGAGGAAATTGGTTTAATTAAGTTCCTTTCTAAACATTTGAGTTCTATCTTAACAAAACCATGCTACTTATGTTACAAAGTGTGAAGGACTAAGAGCTATAACAAAACCTGTACCTGTTCTGGGGAGAGGGTGAAGGATTTGTTCCCAATTGTAAATGAAACATCTGGCATGAATGCAATGTTATCACAGTTGACAAATGACCTTCTCAACGGATTTGGAAGCTTCTCGCACAACTTTACTCgcaaaaaattcacaaagaaCGGAAAGaatcaaaagaatttttaGCTTTGGTGTATGGATATTTATCAGTCAAGCCTCATACTTTCAGAAGAATTACCTCATTCACATagctaaatattttttcctttgctaTTTGCTTTTTAAGCTGCAGCTGAATCCAGTAGACAACCATTTCACACAAGGTACATAGAGGAGTTTCATCAACTGATGACTCCTTCCCAGTTTCATTCTCTATCACTGACTCAATATAGTTTCTGCGGAAGTAAATTTTGCCTTCTGCTATGGTTATTATGATGAAGATataaaaaactaaacaaaataataattggaagaaaaagaaaaagtctcAACTTCACATTACGAGATCCATCATATGAACATAGACCGATATCCACACACACTATATCAGGCCGTACCTGCAGACATATGAGGTAAACTCTAATGCATTTCTTCGTTTCCTAAAAGGAATTGCAAAGGAAGTgaagagggaaaaaatacGAACCCCAGATACTAGATATTCCCATATCAAATTTCCATAAGTGGAAACAACATTTTTACATTCCAAGTTTGCATATCCGTCTGCTCCAATGGCATGGTTGATCTGAGCCACTATAGTCTGAAAAAGAAGAGTTAATCAAGGGTGGAATACAAGTTGTTACTGCTCAAAGTCTGAAGTTTTAAGCATGAGTTTATACAGTTGGACCAGCAAGGAAGGATGTTCCTGAGTCCACAATGGCAGCACAGCCACCCTTGCATAGTcctgaaaattttaaactttCATGTCATATGAttgtaaattgaataaaaacagaatcaagttatttggtttttttaggCCTCTACATATGTTTTAGGGAGAATTTTTGGCTTGTCAAGACCAGACATGTACATGAATTCCTTGACTCACCAAGCAGCAAATTTAATCTCTAAACATAGAATAAAGATAGTTAAACAACATAGGAGTGGAAATGTAGTAGAACCTGTGGAATTGTCTGCAATAATAACATCTCCAACATCAATCTGGAGAGATAAACAAAACTGAATCAAATGTCATCTCATTTggcaagaaaaatatattagagAGGAACACCAACTTCTTTTTGCTATAATAAACCTGCCAGTAACCCTTTTTTGAAATCGGGACATAGGTGTGATCACCCGTAAAGTGCCTCCAATCAAATCCACCAAAGACGATCTCACCTCCCACCCTTGATGTTGGATCGTGATTTAGCCAGATAGAGAAAATTTGCTGGCTCATATGACCTTGTTGCACCATGTTATACCTGCACCCAGAAAACTAACTCATGCTTTTAAGCCATCAACActccttttatatttttaatcagCCGGGAGTGGGGATTCAAATATGAGATCTAATCCAAGTTCCAACGCTAAGATGAAAAGTATGACTAGACTAAGAGCTAG
The window above is part of the Prunus dulcis chromosome 1, ALMONDv2, whole genome shotgun sequence genome. Proteins encoded here:
- the LOC117616074 gene encoding aspartic proteinase oryzasin-1-like isoform X1, with product MSMAFKGLLVAICIWVWSGSLAAAISNDGLLRIGLKKLPVGLNRLNAARITKTEVSQPRGLGDVNINSNNLKANIVYLKNYFDTQYYGEIAIGSPPQYLAVVFDTGSSNLWVPSSRCIFSIACYFHSKYRASISSTYTKIGNLSYPLHLRIPCKIPYGSGSISGYFSADNVKIGDVIIKDQEFVEVTREGVLTFLAARFDGVLGLGFQDISVGEATPVWYNMVQQGHMSQQIFSIWLNHDPTSRVGGEIVFGGFDWRHFTGDHTYVPISKKGYWQIDVGDVIIADNSTGLCKGGCAAIVDSGTSFLAGPTTIVAQINHAIGADGYANLECKNVVSTYGNLIWEYLVSGVRPDIVCVDIGLCSYDGSRNVKNYIESVIENETGKESSVDETPLCTLCEMVVYWIQLQLKKQIAKEKIFSYVNELCEKLPNPLRRSFVNCDNIAFMPDVSFTIGNKSFTLSPEQYILKVEGKCSIVCLSGFVALDVPPPQGPLWVLGALFLGAYHTVFDFGNLRVGFAKAI
- the LOC117616074 gene encoding aspartic proteinase oryzasin-1-like isoform X2, translated to MSMAFKGLLVAICIWVWSGSLAAAISNDGLLRIGLKKLPVGLNRLNAARITKTEVSQPRGLGDVNINSNNLKANIVYLKNYFDTQYYGEIAIGSPPQYLAVVFDTGSSNLWVPSSRCIFSIACYFHSKYRASISSTYTKIGIPCKIPYGSGSISGYFSADNVKIGDVIIKDQEFVEVTREGVLTFLAARFDGVLGLGFQDISVGEATPVWYNMVQQGHMSQQIFSIWLNHDPTSRVGGEIVFGGFDWRHFTGDHTYVPISKKGYWQIDVGDVIIADNSTGLCKGGCAAIVDSGTSFLAGPTTIVAQINHAIGADGYANLECKNVVSTYGNLIWEYLVSGVRPDIVCVDIGLCSYDGSRNVKNYIESVIENETGKESSVDETPLCTLCEMVVYWIQLQLKKQIAKEKIFSYVNELCEKLPNPLRRSFVNCDNIAFMPDVSFTIGNKSFTLSPEQYILKVEGKCSIVCLSGFVALDVPPPQGPLWVLGALFLGAYHTVFDFGNLRVGFAKAI